In Sorghum bicolor cultivar BTx623 chromosome 8, Sorghum_bicolor_NCBIv3, whole genome shotgun sequence, one genomic interval encodes:
- the LOC110437500 gene encoding uncharacterized protein LOC110437500, with protein sequence MAFHLASSSGASTVPSFGFSVTEKLAHNNYPMWKMQVLSALKGAQLASFINSEAKPPSSFLEPMKVEDKKEPPKTNPEFESWVAKDQTVLHFLLSSLSKEILGQVPTTVASAKEAWTAIDGMFASQSRAHIISTRMALATASKGASSISEFFVKMKALVDEMASAGRKIEDEELVSYILMGLDREYDPVVSAVAARVEPISVGELYTQLTSFEQRMEMKNGGGGYQSSSNMASRGGRGNYRGGARGGGGRGGFGCGQRGGRTSGRPQGSFQAGVICQLCGKEGHTVVKCFKRFDASFTGPP encoded by the coding sequence ATGGCGTTCCATCTAGCTTCGTCCTCCGGTGCATCTACTGTGCCGTCCTTCGGTTTCTCGGTGACGGAGAAACTCGCCCACAACAACTACCCCATGTGGAAGATGCAAGTCCTCTCGGCGCTCAAGGGAGCGCAGCTCGCGTCCTTCATCAACTCCGAAGCCAAGCCGCCTTCGTCGTTCCTGGAACCGATGAAAGTCGAGGACAAGAAGGAGCCACCCAAGACCAATCCTGAATTCGAGTCTTGGGTCGCTAAGGATCAGACGGTCCTTCACTTCCTCCTATCTTCGCTGTCCAAGGAGATCCTTGGACAAGTTCCCACCACCGTGGCATCTGCAAAGGAGGCGTGGACGGCCATCGATGGGATGTTTGCATCCCAGTCTCGCGCGCACATCATCAGCACGCGGATGGCCTTGGCAACGGCGTCCAAAGGGGCGTCATCGATCAGTGAGTTTTTCGTTAAGATGAAAGCTTTGGTTGATGAAATGGCTTCTGCTGGCCGTAAGATCGAAGATGAGGAGCTGGTCTCCTACATTCTTATGGGTTTGGACAGGGAATATGATCCCGTGGTGTCGGCGGTGGCGGCACGTGTCGAACCAATCTCAGTTGGGGAACTTTATACCCAGCTGACAAGTTTTGAGCAGAGAATGGAGATGAAGAATGGCGGCGGTGGCTATCAGTCATCGTCAAACATGGCGTCCAGAGGAGGACGTGGCAATTACCGCGGCGGCGCTCGCGGTGGAGGTGGTCGCGGTGGCTTTGGCTGTGGCCAGAGAGGCGGACGCACCAGCGGTCGCCCACAGGGAAGCTTCCAAGCTGGCGTCATCTGTCAGCTATGCGGCAAGGAAGGGCACACTGTCGTCAAGTGCTTCAAACGGTTTGATGCCTCATTCACAGGACCTCCATAG